A section of the Agarivorans litoreus genome encodes:
- a CDS encoding carbohydrate ABC transporter permease has translation MSSVESAVRPPVVKIRKRTLKQRLNASGYKWAPYLFVSPFFVIFAVFGLFPLLFSLFLSFHYWEPAAGLGAMEWVGIENFTFTLTDGWFQTSVYNTIWIALAAGIPQHVVAIPLAYFLHTSFKRSRNTVVGMYFLPFITSSVAISLVFTTLFSRDFGMINMLFTSAGNWTVGDIQPLAWLFPTANIDWNRPEYTKTMIAFVVFWRYVGWNTVLYLSAMQTIPKDLYEAATVDGAKRWQQFWYITVPMLKPMMFFAVTLTIIGNLQLFEEPFIITGGTGGIEQAGKTAAMHMYITAFVEGDFGTASAISWILFALIAFLTWGNNKLLGEKK, from the coding sequence ATGTCTTCTGTCGAGTCTGCCGTAAGACCACCAGTAGTTAAAATTAGAAAGCGGACCCTAAAGCAGCGACTAAATGCTAGTGGCTATAAGTGGGCTCCTTACTTATTTGTCAGTCCATTTTTTGTTATTTTTGCTGTGTTTGGGTTATTTCCCTTACTGTTTTCTTTATTTCTATCGTTTCATTACTGGGAGCCGGCAGCTGGTTTAGGTGCTATGGAATGGGTAGGTATCGAGAACTTTACCTTTACCTTAACCGATGGTTGGTTCCAAACGTCTGTTTATAACACTATTTGGATAGCCTTGGCTGCGGGTATCCCCCAGCACGTTGTTGCTATTCCATTGGCTTATTTTTTACATACCAGCTTTAAACGCAGCCGTAATACGGTAGTGGGTATGTACTTCTTGCCTTTCATTACCTCGTCGGTAGCGATTTCCTTGGTATTTACTACCTTGTTCTCGCGTGACTTCGGCATGATTAACATGCTGTTCACTTCAGCAGGTAACTGGACAGTAGGCGACATTCAACCTTTGGCTTGGTTATTCCCGACGGCCAATATTGATTGGAACCGTCCTGAATATACTAAAACGATGATTGCTTTCGTAGTGTTCTGGCGCTATGTGGGGTGGAACACCGTATTGTACTTATCTGCAATGCAAACCATTCCAAAAGATTTATATGAAGCGGCCACTGTGGATGGCGCTAAACGTTGGCAACAATTCTGGTACATCACTGTGCCTATGCTTAAGCCGATGATGTTCTTCGCGGTAACCTTAACCATTATTGGTAACCTGCAGTTGTTTGAAGAACCGTTCATTATTACCGGTGGTACGGGTGGTATTGAGCAAGCAGGTAAAACTGCCGCAATGCACATGTACATTACCGCATTCGTAGAGGGTGACTTTGGTACTGCATCAGCTATCTCTTGGATTCTGTTTGCTCTGATTGCCTTCCTCACCTGGGGTAACAATAAATTGCTCGGTGAGAAGAAGTAG
- a CDS encoding carbohydrate ABC transporter permease: protein MNKLTKSHIIAYFIVGMGSIIMLAPFYFMFVFATHTNSSILSVPPPVWFGGEFINNVGILLDALPYFWHNIGLSFYVALITTILNLFFCSLAGYAFAMFEFKGRNLMFILIMGTMLLPPFLGMIPTALIMSKLEWMNQPRALYIPMACGAMGIFMMRQFISSAIPKELIEAARMDGCNEFAIYWRVVVPLITPAFGTLGLITFIGQWNNFMGPLVVMNDMKMFTVPLALRALQGTGQVPWGAICAGAAIAVVPLMILFVMTSRKLIDGLTAGAVKG from the coding sequence ATGAATAAATTAACTAAAAGCCATATTATTGCTTATTTCATCGTGGGGATGGGCTCAATCATCATGTTGGCCCCGTTCTACTTCATGTTTGTATTTGCAACGCATACCAACTCATCGATTTTGTCGGTGCCACCCCCAGTGTGGTTTGGTGGAGAGTTCATTAACAACGTGGGTATTTTGTTAGACGCATTGCCGTACTTTTGGCACAACATTGGTTTGAGTTTCTACGTAGCCTTAATTACTACAATACTGAACTTATTCTTCTGTTCGTTGGCGGGTTATGCATTTGCCATGTTTGAGTTCAAAGGCCGTAACTTAATGTTCATTTTGATTATGGGCACCATGTTATTACCTCCATTCTTGGGCATGATTCCAACCGCGTTGATCATGTCTAAGCTGGAATGGATGAACCAACCACGTGCGCTTTACATTCCAATGGCTTGTGGTGCAATGGGTATCTTTATGATGCGTCAGTTCATCTCAAGTGCGATTCCAAAAGAGCTAATTGAAGCGGCTCGTATGGATGGTTGTAACGAGTTTGCTATTTACTGGCGTGTAGTGGTTCCACTTATTACACCTGCCTTTGGTACGCTTGGTCTTATTACCTTTATTGGTCAGTGGAACAACTTCATGGGCCCATTGGTTGTAATGAATGACATGAAGATGTTTACCGTGCCGCTAGCACTACGTGCGCTGCAAGGTACAGGTCAGGTACCGTGGGGGGCAATTTGTGCCGGTGCCGCCATTGCGGTAGTACCATTAATGATCTTGTTTGTGATGACTTCTCGTAAGTTGATCGACGGCCTAACAGCAGGTGCTGTGAAAGGTTAA
- a CDS encoding GlsB/YeaQ/YmgE family stress response membrane protein, whose protein sequence is MGIIIWLLIGAVAGWLAGNIMKGGGFGIVGNIVVGIVGSVIGGFVFGLLGFGSTSMLGSLITAVVGAVILLYIVSIVKK, encoded by the coding sequence ATGGGCATCATTATTTGGTTACTGATTGGCGCGGTAGCGGGTTGGTTAGCTGGCAATATTATGAAAGGCGGCGGCTTTGGTATTGTAGGTAATATTGTGGTGGGTATTGTTGGTTCGGTAATTGGAGGCTTTGTCTTTGGATTACTGGGCTTTGGCAGTACCAGTATGTTGGGTTCGCTGATTACCGCAGTAGTGGGCGCAGTGATATTGCTCTATATCGTGAGCATTGTGAAAAAATAA
- a CDS encoding GNAT family N-acetyltransferase, translating into MSQQPYLIETELASKDVLLSPLLPSHRDALLSAEADGNLSELWYTSVPNASNIDAYLDNALLQKQQGVALPFVVLDKPSNKLIGATRFCNADVVNKRLEIGYTWYAKSYQRSAVNTQCKLLLLGYAFEQLDSIAVEFRTHWHNQVSRAAIARLGAKQDGVLRNHSVDDQGCYRDTVVFSITNHEWPTVKRSLQHKLACYSPRA; encoded by the coding sequence ATGAGTCAACAGCCTTACTTAATTGAAACCGAGTTAGCCAGTAAAGATGTATTGCTTAGCCCTTTATTGCCAAGCCATCGTGATGCCTTACTCAGCGCCGAAGCCGATGGCAATTTGAGTGAGTTGTGGTATACCAGCGTGCCTAACGCCAGCAATATAGATGCGTATTTAGATAATGCTTTGTTGCAAAAGCAGCAAGGTGTGGCTTTGCCCTTTGTAGTGCTGGATAAACCCTCAAATAAATTGATTGGTGCAACCCGTTTTTGCAATGCCGATGTGGTGAATAAACGCTTGGAAATTGGCTATACCTGGTACGCTAAAAGTTACCAGCGCTCGGCGGTGAATACCCAATGTAAGTTGCTGCTGTTAGGCTACGCGTTTGAGCAGCTAGATTCGATTGCAGTAGAATTTAGAACCCACTGGCATAACCAAGTATCGCGCGCCGCGATTGCCCGTTTAGGTGCCAAGCAAGATGGCGTTTTGCGTAATCATAGTGTGGATGATCAAGGGTGTTATCGTGACACGGTGGTGTTTTCAATCACTAATCATGAGTGGCCCACGGTGAAGCGGAGCTTACAACACAAGCTAGCGTGCTATTCGCCAAGGGCTTAA
- a CDS encoding class II 3-deoxy-7-phosphoheptulonate synthase: MTQWTPSSWRDKPVKQLPTYPDQEKLQQTEKYLAGQPPLVFAGEARALREDLAKVAKGEAFLLQGGDCAESFDEFRTSHIRDTFKALMQMAVVLTFGGQKPVVKIGRIAGQFAKPRSEDMETINGESWPSYRGDIINAIDFNEKSRVPDPQRMIDAYNQSTSTLNLLRAFAQGGLADLNQVHKWNLDFIKKSPLGERYEALASSIEESLAFMSACGINPATAPQLRETNLYTSHEALLLPYEQALTRCDSLTGKWYDCSAHMLWIGDRTRQIDHAHIEFLRGVENAIGLKAGPTTDPEELLRIIDIINPNNEAGRLNLIVRMGADKVADHLPALIQAVEREGKNVVWSSDPMHGNTIKAPNGYKTRRVDDVLREVQQFFQIHKAEGTYAGGVHFEMTGRNVTECVGGAFQITEHDLAQRYHTYCDPRLNADQALELAFLIADHIKAAR; this comes from the coding sequence ATGACGCAATGGACACCCTCAAGCTGGAGAGACAAACCAGTAAAACAATTACCCACTTACCCTGATCAAGAAAAGCTTCAACAAACCGAGAAGTATTTGGCTGGTCAGCCGCCGCTAGTTTTTGCTGGTGAAGCGCGCGCTTTACGTGAAGACTTAGCCAAAGTAGCCAAGGGTGAAGCATTTTTACTACAAGGTGGTGATTGTGCTGAGAGTTTTGATGAGTTCCGTACCAGTCATATTCGCGATACCTTTAAAGCACTAATGCAAATGGCTGTGGTTTTGACCTTTGGTGGTCAAAAACCGGTGGTTAAAATTGGCCGTATTGCCGGCCAGTTTGCAAAGCCGCGTAGTGAAGACATGGAAACCATTAATGGTGAAAGCTGGCCTTCTTACCGTGGTGACATTATCAACGCCATCGACTTTAACGAGAAAAGTCGTGTGCCTGATCCGCAGCGTATGATCGACGCTTACAACCAATCAACTTCAACCTTGAACTTGTTACGTGCCTTTGCTCAAGGTGGTTTAGCTGATTTAAACCAAGTACATAAATGGAACTTGGACTTCATTAAGAAAAGCCCACTAGGTGAGCGTTATGAAGCATTAGCTAGCAGCATTGAAGAGTCACTGGCCTTTATGAGCGCCTGTGGTATTAACCCAGCTACTGCGCCGCAGTTGCGTGAAACCAACTTGTACACTTCACACGAAGCTTTGTTGCTTCCTTACGAGCAAGCTTTAACACGTTGTGACAGCCTTACTGGTAAGTGGTACGACTGTTCGGCACACATGTTATGGATTGGCGATCGTACTCGTCAAATCGACCATGCTCACATCGAGTTCTTACGTGGCGTAGAAAATGCGATTGGCCTAAAAGCCGGCCCTACTACTGACCCAGAAGAGCTATTACGCATTATCGATATTATTAACCCGAACAACGAAGCGGGTCGTTTGAACTTAATCGTACGTATGGGCGCAGATAAAGTGGCAGACCACTTACCTGCGTTAATTCAAGCGGTTGAGCGCGAAGGTAAAAACGTGGTGTGGAGCTCTGATCCAATGCACGGCAATACCATTAAAGCGCCAAATGGTTACAAAACGCGCCGCGTAGATGACGTACTACGTGAAGTTCAGCAGTTCTTCCAAATTCATAAAGCCGAAGGCACTTACGCGGGTGGTGTTCACTTTGAAATGACTGGCCGCAACGTGACCGAATGTGTCGGTGGCGCTTTCCAGATCACTGAACATGATTTAGCCCAGCGTTACCACACCTACTGTGACCCACGCTTAAATGCAGACCAAGCTTTGGAGTTGGCATTCTTAATTGCGGATCACATTAAAGCCGCTCGCTAA
- a CDS encoding DMT family transporter: MELASVIRLLLLSAIWGSSFLFMRIAAPVLGPAMLIELRVGFAALFLLVVGYFLKKKLQLMQHWRHYFILGFFNSALPFLLLAYAAQTLSASLLSILNATAPIWGAIISALWLRQALPVKKVCGLLIGVVGVAILVGFDNASLEPGAKLAIAASIGAAVCYGIASSYAHSAKSVEPFANAHGGMWASTILVLPTLLFFPVVETPSSSLLLSVVFLGVVCSGVAYLLYYRLISDVGASSALTVTFLIPIFGIFWGSVFLQESIGWSTVVGTMVILLGTALVTGFSPRQVFAARKSKLR; this comes from the coding sequence ATGGAACTAGCCAGTGTTATTCGCTTGTTGTTGCTCTCGGCGATTTGGGGAAGTTCGTTTTTGTTTATGCGCATTGCCGCGCCAGTGCTTGGCCCTGCCATGCTGATTGAGTTGCGGGTGGGTTTTGCGGCCTTGTTTTTATTGGTTGTGGGCTATTTCTTAAAAAAGAAACTGCAGCTTATGCAGCACTGGCGGCACTACTTCATCTTGGGCTTTTTCAACTCCGCCCTGCCATTTTTATTGCTGGCCTATGCCGCGCAAACCTTGTCGGCTTCTTTGTTGTCTATTCTTAATGCCACCGCCCCGATTTGGGGAGCAATAATCTCGGCCCTATGGCTGCGCCAAGCGCTACCGGTGAAAAAGGTCTGTGGCTTACTGATTGGTGTAGTGGGGGTGGCTATTTTAGTGGGGTTTGATAACGCCAGCCTTGAGCCTGGCGCTAAATTGGCCATTGCTGCCTCTATTGGCGCTGCCGTGTGTTATGGCATTGCCAGTAGTTATGCACACTCGGCTAAATCGGTTGAGCCTTTTGCTAATGCCCATGGTGGCATGTGGGCGTCAACCATTTTGGTATTGCCCACTTTGTTGTTTTTTCCGGTCGTTGAAACGCCAAGCAGTTCTTTGTTGTTGTCGGTAGTGTTTTTAGGCGTGGTGTGTAGCGGAGTGGCTTACTTGCTCTACTATCGCCTAATTAGTGATGTTGGTGCATCGTCGGCGTTAACGGTTACTTTCTTAATTCCTATTTTTGGCATTTTCTGGGGCAGTGTGTTTTTGCAAGAAAGCATTGGCTGGAGCACAGTAGTTGGCACCATGGTTATCCTGCTAGGCACCGCTTTAGTCACCGGCTTTTCACCTCGACAAGTGTTTGCCGCGCGTAAATCCAAATTGCGCTAA
- a CDS encoding LysE/ArgO family amino acid transporter — MIATYFTGLSLMATLIMPIGMQNAFVLNQGIRRRHHLLVASFCSLADVFFMCLGVWGGAKLFSAYPWLLYTISILGAGFMMMYGFQCLQRAWKGESSLEQGEAKHELKAIILACCAFTFLNPHVYIDTIVILGGFAANISVEQRPIFVAGGVSASFLWFFGLALLGAKLAPWLAKPRAQQVIDSLIGLMMFGLAIYLLKFVFG; from the coding sequence ATGATTGCGACTTACTTCACCGGCCTTAGCTTAATGGCCACTCTGATCATGCCCATCGGTATGCAAAATGCGTTTGTACTAAACCAAGGCATTCGCCGTCGCCATCACTTGTTAGTGGCGAGTTTTTGCTCTTTGGCCGATGTGTTTTTTATGTGTTTAGGGGTGTGGGGCGGCGCCAAACTGTTTAGCGCCTACCCTTGGTTGCTGTACACCATTAGCATACTAGGCGCCGGCTTTATGATGATGTATGGCTTTCAGTGTTTACAACGCGCTTGGAAAGGTGAGAGCAGCTTGGAGCAAGGTGAAGCCAAACATGAACTAAAAGCGATTATTCTGGCCTGCTGCGCCTTTACCTTTTTAAACCCCCATGTCTACATCGATACAATTGTCATCTTGGGTGGATTTGCCGCTAACATTAGTGTGGAACAGCGACCGATATTTGTCGCCGGCGGAGTGAGTGCTTCATTTTTATGGTTCTTTGGTTTAGCGCTACTAGGAGCCAAATTAGCCCCTTGGTTAGCCAAACCGCGCGCCCAGCAAGTTATCGACAGCTTAATTGGTTTAATGATGTTTGGTTTAGCCATTTACTTGCTCAAGTTTGTATTTGGCTAA
- a CDS encoding LysR family transcriptional regulator ArgP — MKLGDIDYKLLKALDSVLTEQSFERAAQRLHLTQSAISQRIKALESQVGQPLLIRSQPLMPTELGQQLLGHYQRVVQLETELVNQLSEGETRVQALPLAVNADSLASWLIPALTPILQQQRVEMNLYVEDESRTWQRMRSGEVLACVTSHATPVAGSDSHFLGYMEYLCVATPDFVQRFFPKGVNRDSLSHAPGMSFDQHDDMHIQFLLEHFSLSPGQYPCHTVRSSEAFMELALASGAYSLNSSLQVAKHLDDGSLINLTPSLQVRVPLYWHHWQLAGKLMKQLSEQIRSYTQNCLPQQ, encoded by the coding sequence ATGAAGCTGGGTGATATTGATTATAAGTTGTTAAAAGCCTTGGACTCGGTGTTAACTGAGCAGAGTTTTGAGCGCGCCGCTCAACGTTTGCATCTTACCCAGTCGGCTATTTCTCAGCGGATTAAAGCACTAGAGAGCCAAGTGGGCCAACCGTTGTTAATTCGCTCTCAGCCGCTTATGCCTACAGAGTTAGGCCAGCAACTGCTGGGGCATTATCAGCGCGTGGTACAGCTAGAAACCGAGCTAGTTAATCAATTGAGCGAGGGGGAAACTCGGGTGCAGGCCTTGCCTTTAGCGGTAAATGCCGACAGCCTTGCTAGCTGGCTAATTCCGGCACTTACACCTATTTTGCAGCAGCAACGGGTAGAGATGAATTTATACGTGGAAGATGAATCGCGTACTTGGCAGCGGATGCGCAGTGGCGAAGTGCTGGCTTGCGTAACTAGCCATGCTACTCCCGTTGCTGGCAGTGATAGTCATTTTTTGGGCTACATGGAATATTTGTGTGTGGCTACACCTGATTTTGTGCAGCGATTTTTTCCAAAGGGAGTGAACAGAGACAGTTTAAGCCATGCACCGGGCATGTCGTTTGACCAGCACGATGATATGCATATTCAATTTTTGTTAGAGCATTTTTCTTTAAGTCCGGGGCAATACCCTTGCCATACAGTACGCTCTTCTGAAGCCTTTATGGAGCTGGCTTTAGCCAGTGGAGCCTATAGCCTTAACTCAAGCTTGCAAGTGGCTAAACATCTGGACGATGGCAGTTTAATTAACCTTACACCTAGCCTACAAGTTAGGGTGCCGTTGTACTGGCATCACTGGCAATTAGCAGGTAAGTTAATGAAACAACTGAGTGAGCAGATCCGCAGTTATACCCAAAATTGTCTGCCCCAGCAGTAA
- a CDS encoding glycerate kinase, giving the protein MKIVIAPDSFKESLSAMEAAEMIEQGFQQVFPDAEYCKVPLADGGEGTVQAMVDATNGQIMPVLAAGPRGNPVEAFFGVLGDKQTAVIEMAAASGLHLVEPALRDPRKTSSYGTGELISAALDAGATKLIIGLGGSATNDAGVGMLQALGAQFYDKFNKPLKRGGAELIDLESIDISGLDPRLADVDIEVACDVDNPLCGEHGASAVFGPQKGATPEMIRQLDAALGRFSSVVFSQFGIDIMHVAGSGAAGGMGAALLAFMQAELRPGVQIVTEAVDLAASLEGADLLITGEGRIDSQTIAGKTPYGAAQIAMQFDVPVIALAGAMLPGYEVVHEHGIDAVFSVVPGPCDLSQALSEAEQNLFVSAKNVAATLKLSQQMLG; this is encoded by the coding sequence ATGAAAATAGTAATTGCGCCCGATTCATTTAAAGAAAGCCTAAGCGCCATGGAAGCGGCCGAAATGATAGAACAGGGCTTCCAGCAAGTATTCCCCGATGCCGAATATTGCAAAGTCCCCTTGGCCGATGGCGGCGAAGGTACCGTACAAGCCATGGTTGATGCCACCAATGGGCAAATCATGCCAGTGTTGGCCGCCGGTCCAAGGGGTAATCCTGTAGAAGCCTTTTTTGGTGTATTAGGTGATAAACAAACCGCGGTGATTGAAATGGCCGCAGCCTCAGGTTTGCATCTTGTTGAACCAGCCTTGCGAGATCCGCGCAAAACCTCTAGTTATGGTACTGGCGAGCTGATTAGCGCTGCCTTAGATGCTGGGGCAACCAAGTTAATTATTGGTTTGGGTGGCAGCGCAACTAACGATGCTGGCGTAGGTATGTTGCAAGCCTTAGGTGCGCAGTTTTATGACAAATTTAACAAGCCTTTAAAACGTGGTGGTGCCGAGTTAATTGATTTAGAAAGCATTGATATCTCGGGCTTAGATCCACGCCTTGCCGACGTAGATATTGAAGTAGCCTGTGATGTAGACAATCCACTGTGTGGTGAACACGGTGCTAGTGCGGTGTTTGGCCCCCAAAAGGGCGCAACCCCCGAGATGATTCGTCAGCTTGATGCAGCTTTAGGCCGCTTTTCATCGGTAGTATTTAGCCAATTTGGCATTGATATTATGCATGTTGCTGGCAGTGGCGCTGCTGGTGGTATGGGCGCGGCCTTATTAGCTTTCATGCAGGCAGAATTACGCCCCGGTGTGCAAATTGTTACCGAAGCCGTGGACTTAGCGGCTAGTTTAGAAGGGGCGGATTTATTGATAACCGGTGAAGGGCGAATTGATAGCCAAACCATTGCCGGTAAAACCCCCTATGGCGCAGCGCAAATAGCCATGCAATTTGACGTGCCGGTGATTGCTTTAGCGGGGGCGATGTTGCCCGGTTATGAAGTGGTGCATGAACACGGCATTGATGCGGTATTTTCGGTAGTGCCTGGGCCTTGCGATCTTTCTCAAGCATTAAGCGAAGCCGAGCAAAACCTATTTGTCTCTGCTAAAAATGTGGCTGCTACCCTCAAACTTAGCCAACAAATGCTTGGCTAA
- a CDS encoding DNA topoisomerase III: MRLYIAEKPSLARAIAAVLPKPQQKQNGYIQLANGDCVTWCIGHLLEQAEPEHYDAKFKQWRLEHLPIFPDKWQWKAKSKTASQLKAIKSLVKQASSIVHAGDPDREGQLLVDLVIEHCKAKVALKQQCQRLLISDLNPAAVSRALKQLKSNQEFSALSTSALARSRADWLYGINLTRAYTLKGQQQGYSGVLSVGRVQTPILGLVVRRDQEIAEFVSRPYYQVEAHLHTEQAEAFTALWQPSEACQPYQDDEGRVLSRPLAEHVVKRVNQQAGLVQSLKQQDKQQAPPLPYNLSSLQIDAAKRFAYSAKQVLDICQGLYERHNLITYPRSDSRYLPKQHHAEAPKVVAAIQANSQHLEKACVDADLTKRSKAWNDAKVDAHHAIIPTEKRCAVAKLGEAERNVYQLIARQYLLQFYPHYQYAHTEANIVIADGHFKATANQIKELGWKALFPQKKSAEDMATLPPLKQGQVLQCVDAKVLDKQTHPPKAFTDATLLAAMTGIAKYVQDPSLKAVLKDTDGLGTEATRAGILELLFKRGFLLRQAKQIHASDSGKALINALPALCTWPDMTVHWETQLNAISQKAQSYQGFMQGMQGQLSQLVEQSASVNAQAFAGLAKPAGKKPYRKKRSTKAYKKGSRSKTNAKSAT, translated from the coding sequence TTGCGTTTATATATTGCCGAAAAACCCAGCCTTGCCCGCGCCATCGCCGCGGTATTGCCTAAACCCCAACAAAAGCAGAATGGCTATATTCAGCTGGCCAATGGCGATTGCGTAACTTGGTGCATTGGTCACTTGTTGGAGCAAGCCGAACCAGAACATTACGACGCTAAATTTAAACAATGGCGCTTAGAACACTTACCTATTTTCCCCGACAAATGGCAGTGGAAAGCCAAATCTAAAACTGCCTCGCAGCTTAAAGCGATTAAAAGCTTAGTGAAACAAGCCAGCAGTATTGTGCATGCTGGTGATCCTGACCGTGAAGGCCAATTGCTGGTGGATTTAGTAATTGAACACTGCAAAGCCAAAGTGGCACTTAAACAGCAATGCCAGCGCTTGTTGATTAGTGATTTAAACCCAGCGGCAGTAAGTCGTGCCTTAAAACAGCTAAAATCCAATCAAGAGTTCTCAGCCCTTTCTACCTCTGCGTTGGCGCGCTCTCGCGCCGATTGGTTATATGGTATTAACCTAACTCGCGCATATACCCTAAAAGGCCAGCAGCAAGGTTACTCGGGAGTATTGTCGGTTGGGCGAGTACAAACCCCTATTTTGGGTTTAGTGGTACGGCGTGATCAAGAGATCGCCGAATTTGTTAGCCGACCCTATTACCAAGTAGAAGCCCATCTGCACACCGAGCAAGCAGAAGCTTTTACCGCGCTGTGGCAACCTAGCGAAGCTTGCCAGCCTTATCAAGATGATGAAGGGCGGGTGCTTAGCCGGCCTTTAGCTGAGCATGTGGTTAAACGGGTGAATCAGCAAGCGGGCTTGGTGCAATCACTTAAACAGCAAGATAAACAACAAGCGCCACCGCTGCCTTACAATTTATCCAGTTTGCAAATTGATGCAGCCAAGCGTTTTGCTTATAGCGCCAAACAAGTTTTGGATATATGCCAGGGTTTGTACGAGCGACATAACCTAATTACTTACCCTCGCTCCGACAGCCGTTATTTACCCAAGCAGCATCATGCCGAAGCGCCTAAGGTAGTGGCTGCTATTCAGGCTAATAGTCAGCACTTAGAAAAGGCCTGTGTAGACGCCGATTTAACAAAACGCAGCAAGGCTTGGAATGATGCCAAGGTTGACGCCCACCATGCGATTATTCCTACCGAAAAACGTTGTGCAGTGGCGAAATTAGGAGAGGCCGAACGCAATGTGTATCAGCTGATTGCCCGCCAATACCTACTGCAATTTTATCCGCATTATCAGTACGCCCATACCGAGGCCAATATTGTTATTGCCGATGGGCACTTTAAAGCCACCGCTAACCAGATTAAAGAGTTAGGTTGGAAGGCATTATTTCCCCAGAAAAAGTCGGCAGAAGACATGGCTACTCTGCCGCCGCTAAAGCAAGGACAAGTGCTGCAGTGTGTGGATGCCAAAGTGCTAGATAAACAAACCCATCCTCCTAAAGCCTTTACCGATGCCACCTTGCTAGCGGCTATGACCGGCATTGCTAAATACGTGCAAGATCCCAGCTTAAAAGCGGTGTTAAAAGATACCGATGGCTTAGGCACCGAAGCTACGCGAGCAGGCATTCTTGAACTGTTATTCAAGCGTGGTTTTTTACTGCGCCAAGCTAAACAAATTCATGCTAGTGATAGTGGCAAGGCATTAATCAATGCGCTGCCTGCATTGTGCACTTGGCCAGACATGACCGTCCACTGGGAAACCCAGCTTAATGCCATTAGTCAAAAAGCCCAAAGCTACCAAGGTTTTATGCAAGGCATGCAAGGCCAGCTGAGCCAATTGGTTGAGCAAAGTGCCAGTGTTAACGCACAGGCTTTTGCCGGTTTAGCCAAGCCTGCTGGTAAAAAGCCTTACCGCAAAAAACGCAGTACCAAGGCTTATAAAAAGGGTTCTCGTAGCAAAACTAACGCTAAATCTGCCACTTAG